A single Cyprinus carpio isolate SPL01 chromosome A6, ASM1834038v1, whole genome shotgun sequence DNA region contains:
- the LOC109065977 gene encoding mpv17-like protein encodes MRDALLTPVRRFLWATNVTLYGCLFAGGDLVHQCFSRKERVDWTHTRNVAVVAFSFHGNFNFFWMRFLERRFPGNALRPVLRKLLLDQTLAAPLAISAFYTGVSFMEGREEILQDWREKFLNTYKTGLTYWPFMQLLNFALVPPLIRTAFTGCCGFIWATFLCFSHQSGDGTLTAALDWMHGVEHKQQERISGKDRAE; translated from the exons ATGCGCGACGCGCTGCTGACGCCCGTCAGACGCTTCCTGTGGGCGACCAATGTAACGCTGTACGGCTGTCTGTTCGCGGGCGGAGATTTAGTTCACCAGTGCTTCTCGCGTAAAGAACGAGTGGACTGGACTCACACGAGAAATGTGGCCGTGGTCGCATTCAGTTTTCATGGCAACTTCAATTTCTTTTGGATGCGCTTTCTGGAGCGACGCTTCCCCGGTAACGCGCTGCGTCCGGTGCTGCGGAAGCTGCTGCTGGACCAGACGCTCGCCGCGCCGCTCGCCATCAGCGCCTTCTACACAG GTGTGAGCTTCATGGAGGGCAGAGAGGAGATTCTGCAGGACTGGAGGGAGAAGTTCCTCAACACGTACAAG ACGGGACTGACGTACTGGCCGTTCATGCAG CTCCTGAACTTTGCTCTGGTTCCTCCACTGATCCGCACTGCGTTCACCGGCTGCTGTGGCTTCATCTGGGCCACATTCCTCTGTTTTTCCCATCAAAGTGGAGACGGGACCCTTACAGCGGCTCTGGACTGGATGCATGGCGTTGAGCACAAACAACAGGAACGGATCTCAGGAAAGGACAGGGCAGAATGA